In Desulfomonile tiedjei DSM 6799, a genomic segment contains:
- a CDS encoding carbohydrate kinase family protein, which produces MKLDVIGFGSLNLDEIWEVPREFLRVHDLPLGEEYVRDVNWFARFYPELRKHGIMMDTTPGGSAANTIAALRKLGFSTGFYGCAGESDLTALKLEDLGRPKDLRIHTVPVAAGRCLALIDAEDSLKDRVLLILPNANDMAGSEDLDTAYFLNASWLHLTSFVARDPLDAQMNLAASVHGNTQISFDPGAIYSCLGMSTLEPLLRRTDVLFSSVEELEQLTSVNGVENAVDTLMKLGIEIIVVKMGEKGLKAFSRDRAVSQPPIPARTIKDRTGAGDVAAAGFLAGMLLSLNIEECAELAAITASRSIEGFGRNAYPDRSVLETMLSRGQAAGSKHVQQDA; this is translated from the coding sequence TTGAAGCTTGACGTAATCGGCTTCGGATCGCTGAATCTTGACGAAATATGGGAAGTGCCCAGGGAATTCTTACGAGTTCACGATCTCCCCCTCGGTGAGGAATACGTGCGCGACGTGAACTGGTTCGCACGGTTCTATCCCGAGTTGCGCAAACACGGAATCATGATGGACACGACACCTGGAGGTTCCGCTGCAAACACCATAGCGGCATTACGAAAACTGGGGTTTTCCACGGGATTCTATGGCTGTGCCGGTGAGTCCGATCTGACTGCGTTGAAGCTGGAAGACCTTGGAAGGCCGAAGGATCTGAGAATTCATACAGTTCCGGTTGCAGCGGGAAGATGCCTGGCTCTCATAGACGCTGAAGACTCCCTAAAAGACAGGGTGCTGCTTATTTTGCCGAACGCCAACGATATGGCAGGGTCCGAAGATCTGGACACGGCATACTTCCTGAATGCGTCATGGCTCCATTTAACGTCCTTTGTCGCACGAGATCCTCTGGATGCCCAGATGAATCTTGCTGCAAGCGTGCACGGGAACACCCAAATCAGCTTCGATCCCGGAGCGATCTACAGTTGCCTCGGCATGAGCACACTCGAGCCTCTTCTCAGAAGAACCGATGTACTCTTCTCAAGCGTAGAGGAATTGGAGCAACTGACTTCAGTGAACGGAGTTGAAAATGCCGTCGACACGCTTATGAAATTGGGGATTGAAATTATTGTCGTAAAAATGGGTGAAAAAGGACTGAAAGCTTTTTCACGAGATCGTGCAGTATCTCAGCCCCCAATTCCGGCACGTACGATCAAAGACCGGACAGGGGCAGGAGATGTCGCTGCTGCGGGTTTCTTGGCGGGGATGTTGCTGTCTCTCAATATTGAGGAATGTGCTGAATTGGCTGCGATTACAGCATCCAGGAGTATTGAAGGATTTGGCCGCAACGCGTATCCTGATCGATCCGTTCTCGAAACAATGTTGTCCCGGGGGCAAGCAGCCGGGAGCAAGCACGTACAGCAAGATGCTTAG
- a CDS encoding methyltransferase has protein sequence MVLTIGLTTGFSEDPGMGQLILSLLFLIPAGFLFFFSVIGLASYFIFIPSLSRNAHIFAQVHGGQLLHPLTTALLVGLLGLCIHTGSLPGLCVWIVLLVVYVVQTGFMMARLRAELANNGLTGNSNTFLLLLGLVLGGELLTMAAGSKPLPPWRLNTLPSDTWVVDIRTKPEFKWNRIQCAENYPWGAGLMEAAASRPKDRPVLVTCLSGHRSPPFTIMLRRMGFTTVYNLNWGILYLALIERGRKAEGPFSLTRSKREANMRGKDFRGISIGYITFAVLTLIVAPLYSTPSSSHAIVALQIAGGIIGLLGLGIGILSYQALGRNFRVFAAPRRSGKLITTGIYKRVRHPMYTAVVTALGGYVLAFGSIYAAPFWFGCALLYLIKGFKEEQLLQAHYPEYEEYRKRTWMFIPYVL, from the coding sequence GTGGTCCTGACCATCGGGCTGACAACCGGATTTTCTGAAGACCCCGGAATGGGGCAACTCATCCTATCTCTCCTGTTTTTGATTCCTGCAGGATTCCTCTTTTTCTTTTCAGTCATCGGTCTCGCCTCATATTTCATCTTTATACCGTCTCTATCGCGCAATGCTCACATTTTTGCACAGGTTCACGGCGGGCAACTTCTCCATCCGCTCACGACAGCGCTGCTTGTTGGGCTCCTCGGGTTGTGCATACATACCGGAAGTTTGCCGGGACTGTGTGTATGGATCGTGCTCCTGGTAGTATATGTGGTGCAGACCGGTTTTATGATGGCACGACTCCGAGCAGAGTTGGCCAATAATGGGCTCACGGGGAACTCAAACACGTTCTTGTTATTGCTCGGTCTTGTCCTGGGAGGCGAGTTGCTGACAATGGCTGCAGGCTCAAAGCCGTTACCTCCTTGGCGGTTGAACACACTCCCGAGTGATACCTGGGTCGTAGACATACGCACCAAGCCGGAATTCAAATGGAATCGCATTCAATGCGCAGAGAATTATCCCTGGGGAGCGGGATTGATGGAAGCTGCCGCATCACGACCGAAAGACCGGCCGGTTCTCGTGACGTGCTTGTCCGGTCATCGATCTCCGCCTTTCACTATCATGCTGCGTCGTATGGGATTCACGACAGTGTACAATCTGAACTGGGGAATACTCTACCTGGCGCTTATCGAACGAGGCCGCAAGGCAGAGGGTCCTTTCAGTCTGACCAGGTCGAAACGTGAAGCAAACATGCGGGGGAAAGATTTCCGCGGAATATCTATCGGATATATCACCTTCGCGGTACTGACTCTCATTGTTGCTCCTTTGTACAGCACGCCCTCGTCTTCACATGCCATAGTGGCCCTGCAGATTGCGGGCGGTATTATCGGCTTACTGGGATTGGGAATCGGGATTCTCAGCTATCAGGCGTTGGGAAGGAATTTTCGTGTCTTTGCTGCTCCTCGAAGAAGCGGGAAACTGATTACCACGGGGATTTACAAGAGAGTACGGCATCCCATGTACACTGCAGTGGTGACAGCTTTGGGCGGATACGTGCTCGCGTTCGGGAGCATCTATGCTGCGCCGTTTTGGTTCGGTTGTGCGTTGCTCTACCTGATCAAAGGATTTAAGGAAGAGCAACTGTTGCAGGCTCATTATCCGGAGTACGAGGAATACCGGAAACGCACCTGGATGTTCATACCGTACGTGCTTTGA
- the rpsU gene encoding 30S ribosomal protein S21, whose protein sequence is MPGVYVKEDEPFENALRRFKKQVQKSGVLTETKKRRAYEKPSVKRKRKAMAARKRLLKKLRRMKSR, encoded by the coding sequence ATGCCGGGAGTTTATGTAAAAGAAGACGAACCGTTTGAAAATGCATTGCGACGTTTTAAGAAACAGGTGCAAAAATCAGGAGTTCTTACCGAGACAAAAAAGCGACGTGCCTATGAAAAACCGAGTGTAAAGCGCAAGAGAAAAGCTATGGCCGCTCGCAAAAGACTCTTGAAAAAATTGAGACGGATGAAATCCAGATAA
- a CDS encoding radical SAM protein, protein MILNVSELFRSIQGESSFVGYPCAFVRLAGCNLRCRYCDTSYAQTAGENMSLESILERIQNYGTNLVEITGGEPLLQQETPILANALIERGHQVLVETNGTQDISVLPEKVVTIMDIKCPSSGESHNTRWENIWKLKPTDEVKFVISDRHDYEWARGIIRENFGNKKVKVLISTVFGEIPSRNVVAWLLEDKLPVRFQLQIHKYIWPHETRGV, encoded by the coding sequence ATGATCTTAAACGTTTCCGAGCTGTTCAGGAGCATACAAGGAGAGTCTTCCTTTGTGGGATATCCCTGCGCTTTCGTGAGACTCGCAGGGTGTAATTTGCGATGCCGATATTGCGACACCAGTTACGCGCAAACAGCAGGTGAAAATATGTCCCTCGAGTCAATTTTGGAGCGTATCCAAAATTACGGCACCAATCTGGTCGAGATCACCGGAGGCGAGCCGTTACTGCAGCAAGAGACCCCGATATTAGCGAATGCACTTATCGAACGCGGTCATCAGGTGCTCGTGGAGACGAATGGAACTCAAGATATCTCGGTGCTGCCCGAAAAAGTAGTCACAATCATGGACATAAAATGTCCTTCCAGCGGAGAAAGCCACAACACCAGATGGGAAAATATCTGGAAATTAAAACCTACGGACGAGGTGAAGTTCGTTATCTCGGACAGACATGATTATGAATGGGCCAGAGGCATCATTCGGGAAAATTTCGGAAATAAAAAGGTGAAAGTGCTCATTTCAACGGTTTTCGGGGAAATTCCCAGCCGTAATGTGGTCGCGTGGTTGCTGGAAGACAAACTGCCAGTGAGGTTTCAACTACAGATACATAAGTACATTTGGCCCCATGAAACACGAGGCGTATAA
- a CDS encoding ASKHA domain-containing protein, with amino-acid sequence MKTVLVRFLPDDVTIEAEIGKLLLDVALEAGVFIPAGCGGSGTCGQCKVRVVNGSVDAQKLEKVHAAARAAGYVLACQSRITEEVTIDVPKAKLGRKVIPRDEADRMRQTATPMESPIVPEIRPMTLRVFMEPPSPSIDDNLSDYERLTRILKVDHDLHPVKCSLDVLREMPQQLRKDQWKITACFKIDDCGEGSAAARTYSLSRIVPGHLKTGPMAVAIDIGTTSLWGELIDLDSGKVLARSSRYNPQISMGDDVISRIVFGLKKDGLEKLQQHVSRGLNEIVAELVEKSGTSIDEIDYMVAAGNTVMTHLFLGLFPKYLREAPYVPAAQNIDTVPAQELGLMLSRHAFVNVIPGVASYVGGDIVSGVLANGMWDSELMTLFIDIGTNGEIVAGNKDLLMTASCSAGPAFEGGGLEYGMRAAPGAIEGVLIDPETYEPMIKTIDAKPAVGICGSGIINIISQMLKIGILNQNGKYADNLDTPRIRVGRSGREYVVCRAAESGLEEDIILTEVDLDNILRAKGAMFSGYTCLLDKIGLTVDALDRVIIAGAFGSFINLDHAITIGLLPDIPREKFSFIGNSSLKGARLAALDRNLFAKSREIARAMTNVELSEDPSYMDNFMAALFLPHTRGELFPSVRFYKT; translated from the coding sequence TTGAAGACAGTACTAGTCCGATTCCTCCCGGACGATGTAACAATCGAAGCTGAAATAGGAAAACTGCTGCTTGACGTTGCTCTGGAGGCGGGTGTTTTCATTCCTGCGGGTTGCGGTGGATCGGGGACCTGCGGTCAGTGCAAAGTTCGTGTCGTGAACGGCTCGGTAGATGCGCAAAAGCTCGAAAAAGTCCACGCGGCCGCCCGAGCTGCCGGATACGTTTTGGCGTGTCAGTCTCGCATTACGGAAGAAGTCACGATCGATGTCCCGAAAGCGAAACTTGGAAGAAAGGTAATTCCTCGGGATGAAGCCGACCGGATGCGCCAGACTGCGACTCCTATGGAATCCCCGATCGTTCCTGAAATCAGGCCGATGACCCTGCGGGTATTCATGGAGCCTCCTTCCCCTTCTATAGACGACAACCTCAGCGACTACGAACGACTGACAAGGATACTCAAGGTCGATCACGATCTCCATCCTGTGAAATGCAGCCTGGACGTTTTGAGGGAAATGCCTCAGCAGTTGAGAAAAGACCAGTGGAAGATCACTGCGTGTTTCAAAATTGACGACTGCGGAGAGGGCTCGGCCGCAGCTCGCACATACTCCTTGAGCAGAATTGTCCCGGGGCATCTAAAGACTGGACCCATGGCAGTCGCTATCGATATTGGAACCACGTCTCTGTGGGGCGAGTTGATCGACCTGGATTCCGGAAAAGTATTGGCGAGGTCTTCCCGATACAATCCCCAAATCTCCATGGGAGATGACGTTATCAGCCGAATAGTTTTCGGACTCAAGAAGGACGGTCTTGAAAAGCTTCAACAGCACGTTTCAAGAGGACTCAACGAAATTGTAGCGGAACTCGTCGAGAAGAGCGGAACCTCCATTGACGAAATTGACTACATGGTTGCTGCCGGAAACACGGTAATGACCCACTTGTTCCTCGGTCTCTTTCCGAAATACCTTCGTGAAGCTCCGTATGTGCCGGCAGCTCAGAATATTGACACAGTCCCTGCTCAGGAGCTGGGATTAATGCTCAGTCGTCATGCATTTGTGAACGTAATTCCCGGTGTGGCTTCATATGTAGGGGGGGATATTGTCAGCGGAGTCCTGGCAAATGGTATGTGGGATTCCGAATTGATGACCCTGTTCATAGATATAGGGACAAATGGAGAAATCGTTGCCGGTAACAAAGATCTCCTCATGACGGCTTCCTGCTCCGCAGGGCCGGCTTTCGAAGGAGGCGGGCTGGAATACGGCATGCGAGCCGCTCCGGGCGCCATTGAAGGCGTGCTCATAGATCCTGAAACGTACGAACCCATGATCAAAACGATTGATGCAAAGCCTGCTGTAGGAATTTGCGGTTCAGGGATCATCAACATTATCTCTCAAATGCTCAAAATAGGAATTCTCAACCAGAACGGGAAATATGCCGATAATCTGGACACTCCGAGAATTCGGGTAGGAAGAAGCGGAAGAGAATATGTTGTCTGCCGTGCCGCTGAAAGCGGACTTGAAGAAGACATCATCCTCACTGAAGTGGATCTCGATAACATACTCAGGGCAAAAGGCGCGATGTTTTCAGGTTACACCTGCCTCCTTGACAAGATCGGCTTGACGGTGGACGCTCTGGATCGAGTCATCATTGCGGGGGCTTTCGGCAGTTTCATCAATCTCGATCATGCCATCACCATCGGGCTTTTGCCTGATATTCCCAGAGAAAAATTCTCATTTATCGGTAATTCATCGTTGAAGGGTGCTCGACTGGCGGCTCTGGACCGGAACCTTTTCGCGAAATCCCGGGAGATTGCCAGAGCAATGACGAATGTCGAGCTTTCTGAAGATCCTTCATACATGGACAATTTTATGGCTGCACTCTTTCTCCCTCACACGAGAGGCGAATTGTTTCCATCAGTACGCTTCTACAAAACGTGA
- a CDS encoding YkvA family protein: MKVLTFIFARLIQKGRYARALALLPLLWKTSLRELGSGILRVLQFLVSGRAGLKEFAALFAGILYIFLPTDFLPDFIPGVGWLDDAAIFTLLTGYLYKKANDFREKQKSAA, from the coding sequence ATGAAAGTTCTCACCTTTATTTTCGCGAGGCTGATTCAGAAAGGTCGATACGCTCGGGCTTTGGCCCTGCTGCCGCTCCTGTGGAAGACGAGCCTGAGAGAACTGGGCTCCGGAATTCTCAGGGTGCTGCAATTCCTGGTTTCGGGAAGAGCCGGACTCAAAGAATTTGCCGCATTGTTTGCAGGAATTCTTTACATATTTCTTCCGACAGATTTCCTTCCCGATTTTATTCCGGGAGTCGGCTGGTTAGACGATGCTGCAATATTCACGCTTCTGACAGGGTATCTTTACAAAAAAGCGAACGACTTCAGAGAGAAGCAGAAATCGGCGGCATAG
- a CDS encoding diacylglycerol/lipid kinase family protein: protein MRVLIIGNPIAGTGKAISRIEEFAQVLERRGHRTEIFLTSGAGSAAERARTIDSSLDRLVIAGGDGTVNEVLNGIPDPSRVPLFHFPVGTANQLALSLGLPSEMELLANALEKGKILKADLGLAGDRRFLMLLTAGFDAAVTEEVKRHRNGGLGYIGYVIPIVKTIAYHKPVRLKVILDEHTEVTGATVMLLKVRLYGGFLVFAEDARLNSGCFHVCVFREGSVSRIVSYALAGLTRTSSYHTDIMRFRARSVRIESDNCVPVEADGDHYGTTPVTVRLEPSVVPLITSG from the coding sequence ATGAGAGTACTCATTATTGGAAATCCCATAGCTGGAACGGGGAAAGCGATTTCACGCATTGAAGAATTTGCGCAGGTACTGGAACGCAGAGGCCACCGGACAGAAATCTTTCTGACTTCTGGAGCAGGAAGCGCAGCGGAACGTGCTCGTACTATCGATTCTTCTCTGGATAGACTAGTCATAGCAGGGGGAGATGGTACGGTAAACGAAGTGCTGAACGGGATTCCGGATCCTTCACGTGTTCCCTTGTTTCATTTCCCTGTCGGGACCGCCAATCAGCTTGCTCTGTCCCTTGGGCTTCCATCGGAGATGGAATTGCTGGCCAATGCTCTGGAAAAAGGCAAAATTTTAAAGGCAGATCTGGGGTTGGCAGGAGATCGACGATTTCTGATGCTCTTGACTGCAGGTTTCGATGCAGCAGTCACCGAAGAAGTGAAGAGACACCGCAATGGAGGCTTGGGATACATCGGGTACGTCATTCCTATTGTAAAGACGATTGCGTACCACAAACCCGTGCGGCTGAAGGTAATCCTTGACGAACACACTGAGGTAACCGGAGCAACGGTAATGCTCCTGAAAGTAAGACTTTATGGTGGATTCCTGGTCTTTGCAGAGGACGCACGCCTCAATTCAGGCTGTTTTCACGTGTGCGTCTTTCGGGAAGGATCTGTGAGCCGTATTGTCTCCTATGCCCTTGCCGGCTTAACACGAACATCTTCCTATCATACAGACATTATGCGGTTCAGGGCGCGAAGCGTGCGCATCGAATCGGATAATTGCGTTCCCGTGGAAGCTGATGGGGATCATTATGGAACCACGCCCGTTACTGTTCGACTGGAACCATCAGTAGTGCCGTTGATCACCTCCGGCTGA
- a CDS encoding PaaI family thioesterase, protein MKPIPNPYRTGECFFCGLNNPIGLKLDFFESETEPREVVLNWHASSKFRGFGNILHGGIQSGIFDEIMGWATIHFMQQVGVTIDLQVKFLRPVYVDQDIEARCRIASRNGSRVFLEAEIVQDGNVCTSATGSYLLMEKGKFDKLIKSG, encoded by the coding sequence ATGAAACCGATTCCGAATCCATATAGAACAGGTGAATGCTTTTTTTGCGGACTGAACAATCCCATCGGGCTTAAACTGGATTTTTTCGAGTCAGAAACCGAGCCGCGTGAAGTTGTTCTCAACTGGCATGCATCATCCAAATTCCGGGGTTTTGGAAATATTCTCCACGGCGGCATACAAAGCGGCATTTTTGACGAAATCATGGGATGGGCCACGATCCACTTCATGCAACAGGTAGGAGTAACTATCGATCTTCAGGTGAAGTTCCTCAGACCGGTATATGTCGATCAGGATATTGAAGCACGATGCAGGATCGCGTCCCGCAATGGCAGCCGAGTTTTCCTCGAAGCAGAGATCGTTCAGGATGGAAACGTATGTACCAGTGCTACAGGTTCGTATTTGCTTATGGAAAAGGGGAAATTCGATAAGCTGATCAAATCTGGTTGA
- a CDS encoding MBL fold metallo-hydrolase — MIYVEQVGEVTKFRMARTFMGRGLYFTAAYFVDGLLIDTGCAHTVSEFMNTLGSRYVRFIVNTHSHEDHIGANKAVQTKFGAQILAHSEAVPILADPSTKRLRPYQIVMWGYPQSSTATVIGEELETEHHKFRVIHTPGHSPDHITLYEPDRGWIFSGDTYVGGKDKALRADYNIWQIIESLRNLASVDSTLLFPGSGTTRDNPREELLKKVHYLEETGRKIKELHSRGWSRHRIRRKLFGPEMSIAYYTLGNFSGKNLVRSYIEDSSK, encoded by the coding sequence ATGATTTACGTGGAACAAGTCGGAGAGGTGACAAAATTTCGCATGGCCCGAACCTTCATGGGACGTGGTTTGTATTTTACTGCTGCATATTTTGTGGACGGACTGTTGATCGACACCGGTTGCGCTCACACGGTTTCGGAATTCATGAACACGCTCGGAAGCAGGTACGTACGCTTCATCGTGAATACCCATTCCCATGAAGATCATATTGGCGCGAACAAAGCAGTTCAAACGAAGTTCGGAGCACAAATACTCGCACATTCCGAAGCAGTTCCTATTCTTGCAGATCCATCTACCAAGAGACTTCGGCCGTATCAGATAGTCATGTGGGGCTATCCGCAGTCATCCACAGCAACTGTCATCGGAGAAGAACTGGAAACAGAGCATCACAAATTCCGCGTTATCCATACTCCCGGACACAGCCCGGACCATATTACTCTGTATGAACCGGATAGAGGATGGATCTTTTCCGGAGACACGTATGTCGGCGGCAAGGATAAGGCATTACGAGCGGATTACAATATCTGGCAAATCATTGAATCTTTAAGAAATCTCGCTTCTGTGGATTCCACTCTCCTGTTCCCCGGCAGTGGAACGACGCGGGACAATCCCAGAGAAGAACTCCTGAAAAAGGTGCATTACCTTGAAGAAACAGGACGGAAAATCAAAGAGTTGCACAGTCGCGGTTGGAGTCGCCATCGCATACGAAGAAAGCTTTTCGGTCCGGAAATGTCCATTGCCTATTACACATTGGGGAACTTTAGTGGAAAAAACCTCGTGAGATCGTATATCGAGGACAGCTCGAAATAA
- the corA gene encoding magnesium/cobalt transporter CorA — protein sequence MTTRRPKPEKSQGKPKSRKRSRTSGLPPGTLVYIGPEREGPVHITAMTYDRSGVTEFPVLDPEKVGQIPKDHLITWINVDGLQNIHAVETIGKQLNIHPLVLEDIVDTTQRPKIEVTDDYTFIVFKTLTFDETTSEIVSEHVSLVLGEHCLITFQETAGDPFDLVRNRIRSSVGRLRTSGPDYLAYALIDAVVDDYFSVLEKLAEGIEVLEEDLATRADPQMLREIHKLKVDMIVLRRSVWPLREVLNRLSKGDAPLVQKETIPYLMDVYDHTIHVIETMETYRDIVSGMLDIYLSSISNRLNQIMKVLTIISTIFIPLTFLSGWYGMNFKYMPELSWKWGYPMVIVVALTIVSLLLYLFRRNEWI from the coding sequence ATGACAACTCGCCGTCCGAAGCCAGAAAAATCTCAGGGAAAACCGAAGAGCCGCAAGCGGTCTCGGACGTCCGGACTCCCGCCCGGTACACTGGTTTATATTGGTCCTGAACGGGAAGGACCGGTGCACATAACGGCCATGACATACGATCGTTCAGGCGTGACCGAATTCCCGGTATTGGATCCCGAAAAGGTAGGACAAATCCCGAAAGATCATCTAATAACATGGATAAATGTAGACGGATTACAGAATATCCACGCGGTTGAAACAATCGGCAAGCAGTTGAATATTCATCCACTTGTGCTCGAAGATATCGTGGACACCACCCAAAGGCCGAAAATTGAGGTCACAGATGATTATACATTTATCGTATTCAAGACTCTGACTTTCGACGAGACTACTTCTGAAATCGTTTCGGAACACGTCAGCCTTGTCCTTGGAGAGCACTGCCTCATAACGTTTCAAGAAACCGCGGGAGATCCATTCGATCTGGTCAGGAATCGAATCCGTTCCAGTGTAGGCCGTCTCAGAACCTCAGGGCCGGACTACCTGGCATATGCTCTGATAGATGCTGTGGTGGACGATTATTTTTCCGTACTGGAGAAACTTGCCGAGGGCATTGAAGTTCTGGAAGAAGATCTGGCGACCAGGGCGGATCCGCAAATGCTGAGGGAAATTCACAAACTGAAGGTGGATATGATCGTATTACGCCGGTCCGTGTGGCCGCTGCGGGAAGTACTCAATAGGCTTTCAAAGGGGGATGCCCCTCTCGTTCAAAAAGAAACGATCCCTTACTTGATGGATGTGTACGACCACACGATCCATGTCATAGAAACCATGGAGACCTACCGGGATATTGTGTCGGGGATGTTGGACATCTATTTATCCAGTATCAGTAACCGATTAAATCAAATCATGAAGGTGTTGACGATTATCTCCACCATTTTCATTCCCCTGACTTTTTTATCCGGATGGTACGGCATGAATTTCAAATACATGCCCGAACTGAGCTGGAAATGGGGCTATCCCATGGTGATCGTCGTAGCCCTCACCATAGTCAGCCTCTTACTCTACCTGTTCAGGCGTAACGAATGGATCTAA
- a CDS encoding (2Fe-2S)-binding protein: MDDTLEKKTCTCKTGLSRRSFFTSVGMGAVALAAAKPVHSQEKPQVMEPDSTEKIRLIVNGREHRILVEPRWTLLFVLREKLGLTGTKMGCERGECGACTVLINDIPQYSCLKLAVEAEGYEITTLEGLMNGENLGPVQQAFLEKDAYQCGYCTPGQIMAVEGLLRQNASPTMDQIKRGVSGNLCRCGAYKNIFDAANLAAKLKAGGG, translated from the coding sequence ATGGACGACACGTTGGAGAAAAAGACATGCACGTGCAAAACTGGTCTTTCCCGACGGAGCTTTTTCACTTCGGTTGGAATGGGCGCAGTTGCATTGGCTGCGGCCAAGCCCGTACATTCTCAAGAAAAACCCCAGGTAATGGAACCGGATTCCACGGAGAAGATCCGACTTATAGTGAACGGGCGGGAGCATCGCATACTTGTGGAACCTCGATGGACACTGCTCTTCGTGCTCAGGGAAAAGCTCGGGTTGACAGGTACGAAGATGGGTTGTGAACGCGGGGAATGCGGGGCGTGCACGGTGCTCATCAATGACATTCCGCAATATTCATGCCTCAAGCTTGCAGTGGAAGCTGAAGGGTACGAGATTACCACCCTCGAAGGTCTGATGAACGGGGAGAATCTCGGGCCTGTTCAACAGGCTTTCCTGGAAAAGGACGCGTATCAGTGCGGATACTGCACTCCCGGCCAAATAATGGCTGTGGAAGGCCTATTGCGGCAGAATGCCAGTCCAACCATGGATCAAATCAAACGGGGCGTCAGTGGGAATCTGTGCAGATGCGGCGCGTATAAGAACATTTTCGATGCTGCCAATCTCGCTGCCAAACTCAAGGCCGGAGGGGGCTGA